The following are encoded together in the bacterium genome:
- the tyrS gene encoding tyrosine--tRNA ligase, translated as MKIITDEHKIDDLLSRSVVEVLPLKDNLKASLMSGKQLRVYIGADPTGQALHLGHATNFIVLEKYRQLGHKAIILVGDFTARIGDPTDKTAARVQLTREQVIENAKSWLKQLAPIIDITNKENPVEIVYNHDWLAKMNFEDVIDLASNFTVQQMLERDMFEKRIAENKPIYVHEFFYPLMQGYDSVHLDVDIEICGNDQKFNALTGRTLLKRYKNKEKFVFITTLLENPITKEKMMSKSLGTGVFLNATPADMFGKIMMQPDENIVQLFTDCTHFELDEIAKIKNQLEVGEGNPRDIKVKLGHEIVRMYHGEKEANEAVEYFVNTFTKKEIPTEMPDFKPTDYNVVAVLIEAGLVPSKGEARRVLEQGGIKIDGEVVSDASYTVPVGVVLQKGKIHFLRIV; from the coding sequence ATGAAAATCATTACCGATGAGCATAAAATTGACGATCTTCTATCAAGAAGTGTTGTCGAGGTATTACCTTTAAAAGACAACCTTAAGGCAAGTCTTATGAGTGGAAAGCAACTTAGGGTTTATATAGGAGCTGATCCAACAGGACAAGCGCTTCACTTGGGGCATGCAACAAACTTTATAGTGTTGGAGAAATATCGACAATTGGGACATAAGGCAATAATACTTGTTGGTGATTTTACAGCGAGAATTGGTGACCCGACGGACAAGACTGCAGCAAGAGTTCAACTTACAAGAGAGCAAGTAATTGAAAATGCTAAGTCATGGTTAAAACAATTGGCACCAATTATTGATATTACTAATAAGGAAAATCCTGTTGAGATTGTTTACAATCATGATTGGCTTGCAAAGATGAACTTTGAAGATGTTATTGATCTTGCTTCAAATTTCACTGTTCAACAAATGCTTGAGAGAGATATGTTTGAAAAGAGAATTGCAGAAAATAAACCAATTTATGTGCACGAGTTTTTCTATCCTCTAATGCAAGGTTATGACAGTGTTCATTTGGATGTTGATATTGAAATATGTGGAAATGATCAGAAGTTTAATGCACTTACCGGAAGAACATTGTTGAAGCGATATAAAAATAAGGAAAAATTTGTCTTTATTACAACTCTTCTTGAGAATCCAATTACAAAAGAAAAGATGATGTCAAAGAGTTTGGGAACTGGTGTGTTTTTGAATGCGACGCCAGCTGATATGTTTGGTAAGATAATGATGCAACCTGATGAAAACATTGTTCAACTATTTACCGATTGCACCCATTTTGAATTAGATGAAATTGCAAAGATTAAAAATCAATTGGAGGTAGGTGAAGGTAATCCACGGGACATAAAGGTTAAGCTTGGACATGAAATTGTTAGAATGTACCATGGAGAAAAAGAGGCTAATGAGGCGGTAGAATACTTTGTGAATACTTTTACAAAGAAAGAAATACCAACTGAAATGCCAGATTTTAAGCCTACAGATTATAACGTAGTGGCAGTTTTGATTGAGGCTGGGCTTGTGCCATCAAAGGGAGAAGCAAGAAGGGTTCTAGAGCAAGGGGGAATTAAGATAGATGGTGAGGTTGTGAGCGATGCTTCTTATACAGTACCTGTTGGTGTGGTTTTGCAAAAAGGAAAGATCCATTTTTTGAGAATTGTCTAA
- the secG gene encoding preprotein translocase subunit SecG — protein sequence MDIRSILSIIQIVLAVLLTVFILLQHSEAGAGGAFGGSDTVSSWRTRRGFEKFLFIATIVLTLLFVASAIIALRLA from the coding sequence ATGGATATCCGCTCAATACTCTCTATTATACAAATCGTGCTAGCCGTTCTATTAACGGTCTTTATTCTGTTGCAACACTCAGAAGCTGGCGCAGGAGGTGCATTTGGCGGAAGTGATACTGTTTCAAGTTGGAGAACTAGACGTGGATTTGAGAAATTTCTATTTATAGCAACAATTGTTCTTACACTATTGTTTGTTGCATCTGCAATTATTGCTCTACGCCTTGCATAA
- a CDS encoding LemA family protein: MNLTYIIIIVAVLVVLYFVAIYNKFIRLGNNGKEAWSDIEVQLKRRYDLIPNLVNTVKGYATHESSAFEKVSNARAAAMGAGTVATDGSSEALAAKAKAEGELTNTLKSLFAVAEAYPELKANTNFLELQRELSDTENKIQSSRRFYNGNVRDLNIAIESFPSNFVAKMFSVQKMNLFDLPDGDAAQNVVEVKF, translated from the coding sequence ATGAACTTAACTTACATAATAATAATTGTTGCGGTATTGGTGGTTCTTTACTTCGTTGCTATTTATAATAAATTTATAAGACTTGGTAATAATGGAAAGGAGGCGTGGTCTGACATAGAAGTGCAACTTAAGAGGCGTTATGATCTTATCCCTAACTTGGTAAATACAGTTAAGGGATATGCTACACATGAAAGTAGTGCATTTGAAAAAGTTTCTAATGCTCGTGCGGCTGCGATGGGTGCAGGAACTGTTGCAACAGACGGAAGTAGTGAAGCACTTGCTGCAAAAGCAAAGGCAGAAGGAGAATTAACAAATACTTTGAAGTCATTATTTGCTGTAGCTGAGGCGTATCCTGAACTTAAAGCAAATACAAACTTTTTGGAATTACAAAGAGAGTTGTCAGATACAGAAAACAAGATTCAATCATCAAGAAGATTTTACAATGGAAATGTTCGTGATTTGAATATCGCTATTGAAAGTTTCCCATCAAATTTTGTTGCAAAGATGTTTAGTGTACAAAAGATGAATCTATTTGATTTACCAGATGGTGATGCAGCACAAAATGTTGTAGAGGTTAAATTCTAG
- a CDS encoding thymidylate synthase: protein MKQYHELLSRIMETGEDTTDRTGTGTRAIFGHQMRFNLEDGFPLLTTKKVPFKLILSELLWFIKGDTKLKTLLENNNHIWDEWPFKWYLKAEGLPVPPTGSEEWKSGLKEFTEKIMTDEEFNKKYGDLGPVYGYQWRSWPDHKRDENGNMVHIDQLAKLIEQIKSAPDSRRLIVSAWNPADIDEMAKAGLPPCHCLFQFKVLNGKMSLQLYQRSCDTFLGVPFNIASYSLLLMMVAQATGYKAHEFIWTGGDTHIYSNHFDQVKEQLSRDFKTLPTVKINPEVKDLFSFTMEDFELVGYEPHDAIKAPIAV, encoded by the coding sequence ATGAAACAATACCATGAACTGCTATCGAGAATTATGGAAACTGGTGAGGACACAACAGACAGAACGGGTACGGGTACTCGCGCAATATTTGGACATCAAATGAGATTCAATTTGGAAGATGGTTTTCCATTACTAACAACAAAAAAAGTTCCATTCAAATTAATCCTAAGTGAATTACTTTGGTTTATAAAAGGTGATACAAAATTAAAAACATTACTTGAAAACAATAATCACATCTGGGATGAATGGCCATTCAAATGGTATTTAAAAGCAGAAGGTCTACCAGTTCCACCAACAGGAAGTGAAGAATGGAAATCAGGTCTAAAAGAATTCACAGAGAAAATAATGACGGATGAGGAATTCAATAAAAAGTATGGAGACCTTGGACCGGTTTATGGATATCAATGGAGATCATGGCCTGATCACAAAAGAGATGAAAATGGAAACATGGTTCACATAGATCAACTCGCAAAATTAATTGAGCAAATAAAATCAGCACCAGACTCAAGAAGACTTATTGTTTCTGCCTGGAACCCAGCTGACATTGATGAAATGGCAAAAGCTGGTCTTCCGCCTTGTCACTGTCTATTTCAATTTAAAGTATTAAATGGAAAGATGTCACTTCAACTATATCAAAGAAGTTGCGATACTTTTCTCGGAGTACCATTCAACATCGCAAGCTATTCCCTATTACTTATGATGGTTGCACAAGCAACAGGATATAAGGCTCATGAATTTATTTGGACAGGTGGAGATACGCATATTTATTCAAATCACTTTGATCAAGTTAAGGAGCAATTATCAAGAGATTTCAAAACACTACCAACAGTGAAAATAAACCCAGAGGTTAAAGATTTATTTTCTTTTACGATGGAAGACTTTGAGTTAGTTGGATATGAACCTCACGATGCTATCAAAGCACCGATTGCTGTATAG
- a CDS encoding sugar transferase, with product MATINKKDSNNRAFLLFLGDLATLFISLALSLILRYQGLPSTELFLSHLIPFSIIFAASIFIYYVAGLYEKNTLLFKQRVPQTLINVQIVNAVLAVALFYFIPYFAITPKFFLLIYLVIALVLTTMWRMSALSLFETKKHEDAQLLTTRDGKDIEELLLEINQNTRYGIHLLKSHVRDPRIIVVDFGDTSVHPLTSSLYKLIFSGVQFIDIRELYENVFDRIPMSLVDDSWCLEHISSVPKHIFDISKRIQDIIVSLFFGVASLVFYPFVWIAIKLDDGGVIFSYQTRVGQQGKLIKVAKFRTMSVANDEGQWAEGEEKPKNKITRVGAFLRKSRIDELPQLWNVLKGEISLIGPRPEFPDAVSKYSETIPYYNLRHIVKPGLSGWAQIYHENHPHHGLDHIETQNKLSYDLYYIKNRSILLDIKIALRTLKVLISFAGK from the coding sequence ATGGCTACAATCAATAAAAAAGACTCTAATAATAGGGCGTTCTTGTTATTTTTGGGTGACCTAGCAACGCTTTTCATATCACTGGCATTATCTTTGATTCTAAGATATCAAGGCCTGCCTTCAACTGAACTGTTCCTGTCTCACCTTATACCATTCTCCATCATATTTGCCGCATCGATTTTTATATATTATGTAGCCGGCTTATATGAAAAAAATACTCTCTTGTTCAAACAAAGAGTTCCTCAAACTTTAATTAATGTACAAATTGTTAACGCCGTACTTGCGGTTGCTCTCTTTTACTTCATCCCCTATTTTGCGATTACACCAAAGTTCTTTCTATTAATTTATCTAGTCATTGCACTTGTATTAACAACAATGTGGAGAATGAGTGCTTTATCTCTATTTGAGACAAAGAAGCATGAAGACGCACAATTATTAACAACAAGAGATGGTAAAGATATTGAGGAACTATTGCTTGAGATAAATCAAAACACAAGATATGGAATACATTTATTGAAGAGTCACGTTAGAGACCCTCGTATAATTGTAGTGGATTTTGGTGATACTTCAGTTCACCCCCTTACATCGTCATTATACAAATTAATTTTTTCAGGTGTTCAATTCATTGATATAAGAGAATTATACGAAAATGTTTTCGATAGAATTCCAATGTCTCTTGTTGATGATTCATGGTGTCTTGAACACATCTCTTCAGTACCAAAACATATCTTTGATATTTCAAAAAGAATTCAAGATATTATAGTTTCACTCTTCTTTGGTGTAGCATCCCTTGTTTTCTACCCATTCGTTTGGATTGCAATTAAATTGGATGATGGAGGTGTAATATTCAGTTATCAAACTAGAGTTGGGCAACAGGGCAAGCTGATTAAGGTTGCAAAGTTCAGAACAATGAGCGTTGCAAATGATGAAGGCCAATGGGCGGAAGGCGAAGAAAAACCAAAGAATAAAATTACTAGAGTTGGAGCATTTCTAAGAAAGAGTAGAATCGATGAGCTTCCTCAACTTTGGAATGTTCTTAAAGGTGAAATATCTTTAATTGGACCGAGACCAGAATTTCCTGATGCTGTTTCAAAATACTCAGAAACTATTCCCTATTACAATCTAAGACATATTGTAAAACCTGGTCTTTCTGGATGGGCACAGATATATCATGAGAATCATCCGCATCACGGACTTGATCACATAGAGACTCAAAACAAGCTTTCATATGATTTGTATTACATCAAAAACAGATCCATACTTTTGGATATAAAAATTGCGTTAAGAACACTGAAGGTTTTGATTTCTTTTGCAGGGAAGTAA
- a CDS encoding NUDIX hydrolase: MEIKKNIISPSGQKFEITYNDVDEDNAFIGKKMESVRAYCFIKDLLVVVHEAAGYWGIPGGSIENEESVRDGAVREVMEETNMKILKMKFVGMHETISLSGESAFQARVVCLVEPVGDFIEDPAGEITEIKLMDPYEFIKLDDYQWDEISNRMLERAMEFKKQMEMEAN; the protein is encoded by the coding sequence ATGGAAATCAAAAAAAATATAATATCACCATCGGGTCAAAAATTTGAGATCACTTATAATGATGTTGATGAGGATAATGCTTTTATCGGAAAGAAAATGGAAAGCGTAAGAGCCTATTGTTTTATTAAAGATTTGTTGGTGGTTGTACATGAAGCTGCAGGATACTGGGGAATTCCTGGAGGTAGTATAGAAAATGAAGAGAGTGTGAGAGATGGTGCAGTTAGAGAAGTGATGGAAGAAACAAATATGAAGATTCTGAAAATGAAATTTGTGGGAATGCATGAGACCATTAGTTTATCAGGGGAATCAGCATTTCAAGCCAGGGTGGTTTGCTTGGTAGAACCTGTAGGGGATTTTATAGAAGACCCAGCTGGGGAGATCACAGAGATAAAGCTAATGGACCCGTATGAGTTTATTAAATTAGATGATTATCAGTGGGATGAAATATCTAACAGGATGTTGGAAAGAGCTATGGAATTTAAAAAGCAGATGGAGATGGAGGCTAATTAA
- a CDS encoding dihydrofolate reductase family protein, whose amino-acid sequence MIKTFIIVAETLDGFIAKNSTHAADWTSKEDKRRFVEITKRAKVMVMGLNTYQTFPSPLKDRLHIVYSPDDNASKNNIEGVVEYTKESPADLIKSLETRGFTEVAICGGSTIYTMFIKSGLVDTIYLTIEPVLFGTGMNIFKESLDIKLELVNLEKTDSGTILSEYKVINN is encoded by the coding sequence ATGATTAAAACCTTTATTATAGTAGCAGAAACACTTGATGGCTTCATTGCCAAAAATAGTACTCATGCCGCTGATTGGACAAGTAAGGAAGACAAAAGAAGATTTGTTGAAATAACCAAGCGAGCAAAGGTTATGGTTATGGGCCTAAACACATATCAAACATTTCCATCCCCGCTTAAGGACCGACTACACATTGTTTACTCTCCTGATGACAATGCTTCAAAAAATAACATAGAGGGTGTTGTTGAATATACAAAAGAATCTCCAGCTGATTTGATAAAAAGTCTTGAAACACGAGGTTTTACTGAAGTTGCAATTTGTGGAGGAAGCACAATCTATACAATGTTTATTAAATCCGGATTAGTTGATACAATATATTTAACAATTGAACCAGTTTTATTTGGAACAGGAATGAATATATTTAAAGAATCACTAGATATTAAATTAGAATTAGTGAACTTAGAAAAAACAGATAGTGGGACAATTTTATCAGAATACAAAGTTATTAATAATTAA
- a CDS encoding M48 family metallopeptidase codes for MATLYTHKSSNIWKTWLLMAVFLVLLVVVGYFASLYFGNVNILYIALIFSLFMNVLSYWYSDKIALSMSGARAIDMKNAEEREIHNLLENVSITAGLPTPRLFIIVDDAPNAFATGRNKEHGAVAVTTGLLKILDKSELEGVLAHELSHIGNRDTLLSTVVVILVGLVVIISDMVTRSMFFGGRRDRDSDSQAGNILMIVGIVFIILSPIIASIIQLAISRKREFLADSTGALITRYPEGLANALRKISGYGAPMIHANNAMAHLYISNPFGAKATNGIAKMFMTHPPVEDRIKALLGEKAAQNMMGDKDSQNIAGENGAGKKVV; via the coding sequence ATGGCGACTCTATACACTCACAAAAGTTCTAATATTTGGAAAACATGGCTATTAATGGCTGTGTTTTTGGTCTTACTGGTTGTTGTTGGATATTTTGCTAGTTTATATTTTGGTAATGTGAATATATTATATATTGCACTTATTTTCAGTTTGTTTATGAATGTTTTGAGCTATTGGTATTCTGATAAAATCGCTCTGTCTATGTCAGGTGCACGAGCAATTGATATGAAAAATGCGGAAGAGCGAGAAATACACAATCTACTTGAAAATGTTTCTATTACAGCAGGACTTCCAACCCCCAGATTGTTTATTATTGTCGATGATGCACCAAATGCATTTGCAACAGGACGTAATAAAGAACATGGAGCTGTTGCTGTAACTACGGGGTTGCTTAAGATACTCGATAAAAGTGAATTGGAGGGTGTGCTTGCGCATGAGTTATCGCATATTGGAAATAGAGATACATTGCTTTCTACGGTTGTTGTTATCTTGGTTGGTCTTGTTGTTATAATTTCCGACATGGTCACAAGGTCTATGTTTTTTGGAGGAAGAAGAGATAGGGATAGTGATAGTCAAGCTGGAAATATTTTGATGATTGTTGGAATTGTTTTTATAATTCTTTCACCAATTATTGCAAGTATTATTCAGTTAGCAATTTCAAGAAAGCGCGAGTTCTTGGCGGATTCAACAGGGGCTTTAATTACTAGATATCCTGAAGGGTTGGCTAATGCACTTAGAAAAATTTCTGGATATGGTGCGCCGATGATTCATGCAAATAATGCAATGGCTCATTTATATATTTCTAATCCATTTGGCGCAAAGGCAACAAACGGAATTGCAAAGATGTTTATGACACACCCTCCAGTTGAGGACAGAATTAAGGCTCTGTTGGGGGAGAAGGCTGCACAAAATATGATGGGGGATAAGGATTCGCAAAATATTGCGGGGGAGAATGGAGCCGGGAAGAAAGTTGTTTAA
- a CDS encoding cytidine/deoxycytidylate deaminase family protein, which produces MTKSTISDVEDTVAPVGRPSWDDYFVEIMKAVGNRGTCDRGRSGCVIVKDKRLISSGYVGSPAGCKHCDEVGHEMHTVKKEDGTESRHCIRTSHAEENAIVQAARVGAATEGATLYCKMSPCYTCAKMIINAGIKRVVALNDYHAGGRSREIFEEAGVKYDLLNDVVEAYADTK; this is translated from the coding sequence ATGACAAAATCAACAATCTCTGATGTGGAAGATACAGTGGCTCCAGTAGGGCGCCCTTCTTGGGATGATTACTTTGTAGAAATAATGAAAGCTGTTGGTAACAGAGGAACTTGTGATAGAGGGCGTTCTGGTTGCGTAATCGTCAAAGATAAAAGACTTATTTCTAGCGGTTATGTTGGATCACCCGCTGGATGTAAGCATTGTGATGAAGTAGGTCATGAAATGCATACGGTTAAAAAGGAAGATGGCACGGAATCTCGTCATTGCATTAGAACCTCACATGCTGAAGAAAATGCTATTGTTCAGGCAGCCAGAGTTGGTGCTGCAACAGAGGGTGCTACTTTGTATTGTAAAATGTCTCCATGCTATACATGTGCCAAGATGATTATAAATGCGGGAATAAAAAGAGTGGTAGCGTTGAATGATTATCACGCAGGAGGAAGAAGTAGAGAAATATTTGAAGAGGCGGGAGTTAAGTACGATTTATTAAATGATGTAGTTGAGGCGTACGCTGATACAAAATAA
- a CDS encoding ABC transporter substrate-binding protein, with the protein MSENTNETLESTRVNQSSLLNRIKITIKSFSIVEKTIFYALLVVFIISGLAILDVVNKSFTVSVPTYTGTYTEGIVGYARFINPLISYTDADKDMTSLIYAGLLKPSEGGQLVPELADSYTVSDDGLTYDFKLKSNLTFHDGSPLTTDDVEFTIQKVSDVQINSPKALNWNGVQIQKVSPTEIKFILKKPYAPFIENMAMGILPKHIWSVVSPEAFDISAFNREPVGAGAYKIKSSSRDSSGIYQSYTLESFSNYEGGKPLIKDFVVKFYKNEDDAVNAYNKGEIDGLGGITPAAAVKANIKSISSSNEHVVKSTLPRLFAVFFNQSQAPVLLNKEVRQALNTAINRDTLIKNVFNGFATPATGPIPYDQQTDLDKAKDVTETDDINGNTTDADNPKPIEIDNIEVAKKILTDAGWKMNDQGIMTKVTKTGKTSSTQTLTFSFSTSNIPELKKTAEELRDIWAKIGAKVDLEIFDPADLNSKVIRPRKYSALLFGNIINRDLDLYPFWHSSQRNDPGLNIALYANLKVDKLLDTARSSTDDGNRLEAYKSIEKEINNDVPAIFLYSPDYIYLTSGRAKGITIENLNHSSERFANVNKWYTDTENIWKFLIKTNTEK; encoded by the coding sequence ATGAGCGAAAATACAAACGAAACTCTGGAATCAACTAGAGTCAATCAATCAAGTCTCCTAAATAGAATAAAAATTACTATTAAATCTTTTAGCATTGTTGAAAAGACTATTTTTTATGCATTGCTAGTTGTATTTATAATAAGTGGGTTAGCAATACTGGATGTAGTAAACAAATCCTTTACAGTTTCAGTACCAACATATACTGGCACATATACAGAAGGTATTGTTGGGTACGCAAGATTCATCAATCCACTTATCAGCTACACTGACGCAGACAAGGACATGACTTCCCTTATCTACGCTGGACTTCTTAAGCCATCAGAAGGTGGTCAATTAGTTCCTGAACTTGCAGACTCATATACTGTATCTGACGATGGTCTAACATACGACTTCAAACTTAAGAGTAATTTAACTTTTCACGATGGTTCCCCACTTACAACAGATGATGTTGAATTCACAATTCAAAAAGTATCTGACGTTCAAATCAATAGTCCAAAAGCATTGAACTGGAATGGTGTTCAAATTCAAAAAGTTAGTCCAACAGAGATTAAGTTCATTCTTAAGAAACCTTATGCACCTTTTATTGAGAACATGGCTATGGGTATTTTGCCAAAGCATATCTGGTCAGTTGTTTCACCAGAGGCCTTTGACATCAGTGCCTTCAATAGAGAGCCTGTTGGAGCTGGAGCTTATAAGATAAAATCATCATCTCGTGATAGTTCAGGAATATATCAGTCATATACTCTAGAATCATTTTCAAATTATGAAGGAGGAAAACCTCTTATCAAAGATTTCGTAGTTAAATTTTATAAAAATGAAGACGATGCGGTAAACGCATACAATAAAGGTGAAATAGATGGACTAGGTGGAATAACACCAGCTGCTGCGGTGAAAGCTAATATTAAAAGCATTTCATCAAGCAATGAACATGTTGTTAAATCAACACTACCAAGACTTTTTGCAGTATTCTTTAATCAAAGTCAGGCTCCAGTTTTATTAAACAAAGAAGTGAGACAAGCTCTTAATACAGCAATTAATAGAGATACTTTAATTAAAAATGTGTTCAATGGATTTGCTACTCCTGCAACGGGACCAATACCATATGATCAACAAACTGATTTAGATAAAGCAAAAGACGTAACCGAAACAGATGATATAAACGGAAACACAACAGACGCAGATAATCCCAAACCCATAGAGATAGACAACATAGAAGTCGCCAAAAAAATATTAACAGACGCAGGTTGGAAAATGAACGATCAAGGAATAATGACCAAGGTTACAAAAACAGGAAAGACATCAAGCACACAGACTCTCACCTTCTCGTTCTCAACATCGAACATTCCAGAATTAAAAAAGACGGCAGAAGAACTGAGGGATATATGGGCAAAGATTGGAGCAAAAGTTGATTTAGAAATATTTGATCCAGCAGATCTAAACTCAAAAGTAATCAGACCAAGAAAGTATAGTGCACTACTATTTGGAAACATTATAAACAGAGACCTAGACCTATACCCCTTCTGGCATTCATCGCAGAGAAACGATCCGGGGCTAAACATCGCATTGTACGCAAATTTAAAAGTAGACAAACTATTAGACACAGCAAGAAGCAGTACAGATGACGGCAACAGATTGGAAGCATACAAAAGCATTGAAAAAGAAATTAATAACGATGTACCAGCAATCTTCCTTTATTCACCAGACTACATTTATTTAACATCAGGCAGAGCAAAAGGCATAACGATAGAAAATCTTAATCACTCATCGGAAAGATTTGCAAATGTAAACAAATGGTATACGGATACAGAAAATATTTGGAAATTCTTAATAAAGACAAATACGGAAAAATAA
- a CDS encoding AAA family ATPase: MSKIIIGLVGPMASGKDVVKKYLEEKHNAKSCKFSTIIRDVLDRLGVEKSRENMVNMSTSLRILFGEDLLARVIAKDSLEHDAPIVVIDGVRRNSDIVNLMGLPNFFLISIDADPEVRFKRMVLRNENKGDAEKTFEHFMADHKLETETQIPEVMSEAKFKIDNTEDTFPVLYAKIEKVFEEIKAESAAQHITIE, from the coding sequence ATGTCAAAAATTATAATAGGACTTGTTGGTCCAATGGCTAGTGGAAAGGATGTGGTAAAAAAATACCTAGAGGAAAAGCATAATGCAAAGAGCTGTAAATTCTCTACGATTATTAGAGATGTTCTAGATAGATTGGGTGTAGAAAAGAGTAGGGAAAATATGGTTAACATGTCTACATCGCTCAGAATTCTATTTGGAGAAGATTTGCTTGCCAGAGTAATTGCAAAAGACTCACTTGAGCACGATGCTCCTATTGTTGTTATTGATGGCGTTAGAAGAAATTCTGACATTGTTAATTTGATGGGACTTCCTAATTTCTTTTTGATTTCAATTGACGCGGATCCAGAAGTTAGATTTAAAAGAATGGTTCTAAGAAATGAAAACAAGGGCGATGCTGAAAAAACATTTGAGCATTTTATGGCTGATCATAAGTTGGAAACTGAAACACAAATTCCAGAAGTTATGTCTGAAGCAAAATTTAAAATAGATAACACGGAAGATACTTTTCCAGTTCTGTACGCTAAGATAGAAAAAGTCTTTGAGGAGATAAAAGCTGAAAGTGCTGCGCAACATATAACTATTGAGTAG
- a CDS encoding Bro-N domain-containing protein → MQKDKIAIFEGKKVRKIIHNDEWWFSITDIVEVLTGATNSRVYWGVMKNRLKDDEKVQLFTICKQLKLEASDGKKYETDCANTEGVFRIVQSIPSPKAEPFKRWLAKVGYERVQEIENPELAQQRMKDLYEKKGYSKGWIDKRLRGIAIRQNLTDEWRERGIFAERDFAILTSEISKATFDLTPSEHKELKSLKKENLRDHMTDLELIFTMLGEKVTTEISENEKPETFEKNKKVAKRGGGVAGQARKLTEKELGRKVVSSKNYLKTPENKKLTK, encoded by the coding sequence ATGCAAAAAGACAAAATAGCTATATTTGAGGGAAAGAAGGTTAGAAAAATTATTCACAATGATGAGTGGTGGTTTTCTATTACAGATATTGTTGAGGTTCTAACTGGTGCCACAAATTCCCGTGTTTATTGGGGTGTAATGAAAAATCGTCTTAAGGATGATGAAAAAGTTCAGTTGTTTACAATTTGTAAACAACTGAAATTAGAGGCTTCAGATGGCAAAAAATATGAAACAGACTGCGCTAATACGGAAGGCGTCTTTCGTATAGTACAGTCTATTCCATCGCCAAAAGCCGAGCCTTTCAAAAGATGGCTTGCAAAGGTGGGATATGAACGTGTTCAAGAAATAGAAAATCCAGAATTAGCGCAACAGAGAATGAAGGATCTTTATGAGAAAAAAGGATATTCAAAAGGGTGGATAGATAAGAGGCTGCGCGGAATTGCAATTCGTCAAAATTTGACCGATGAATGGCGCGAGCGTGGAATATTTGCAGAAAGAGATTTTGCTATTTTGACATCAGAAATTTCTAAGGCAACTTTTGATTTAACACCAAGTGAGCATAAGGAATTAAAAAGTTTGAAGAAAGAAAACTTAAGGGATCACATGACAGATTTGGAATTAATTTTTACAATGCTTGGTGAGAAAGTTACTACTGAAATATCGGAGAATGAAAAACCTGAAACTTTTGAAAAAAACAAAAAGGTTGCAAAAAGGGGTGGTGGAGTCGCTGGTCAGGCAAGAAAGTTAACTGAAAAGGAGCTTGGTAGGAAAGTTGTTTCAAGTAAGAATTATTTGAAGACACCAGAAAATAAAAAGCTGACAAAATAA
- a CDS encoding GNAT family N-acetyltransferase, which yields MHTNITIQKATPVDVLGIGEVFYKTWLATYPNEEIGITTEDVEFRFKDRKNRDGSKFANIPDNELFLVAKEGDGVVGVCDLIKHHEKNELKAIYILPEYQGRGIGKKFWNEALKFFDLKKDTIVNVVTYNNNAIEFYKRLGFEDLGKRFMDEHFRMESGAIPPEMEMVMPAGKSL from the coding sequence ATGCATACAAATATTACAATTCAAAAAGCTACGCCAGTTGATGTCCTTGGAATTGGGGAGGTTTTTTATAAAACATGGCTTGCAACATACCCAAATGAAGAAATTGGTATAACAACTGAGGATGTTGAATTCAGGTTTAAGGATAGAAAAAATAGAGATGGAAGCAAGTTTGCAAATATTCCTGATAATGAATTGTTTCTAGTTGCAAAAGAAGGCGACGGTGTTGTTGGGGTGTGCGATCTTATAAAACATCATGAGAAGAATGAATTGAAAGCAATTTATATTTTGCCAGAATATCAAGGGAGGGGAATTGGAAAAAAGTTTTGGAACGAAGCGTTAAAATTCTTTGATCTAAAAAAAGATACTATTGTAAATGTTGTTACTTATAATAATAATGCTATTGAGTTTTATAAGAGACTTGGTTTTGAGGATTTGGGAAAAAGATTTATGGACGAGCATTTCAGAATGGAAAGCGGAGCGATTCCACCAGAGATGGAGATGGTGATGCCAGCGGGCAAAAGTTTATAG